Part of the Deltaproteobacteria bacterium genome is shown below.
AAAACCCGAACATGTTTAATGGACTAAACGCGTAGAGGCAGCTTACACGAACAAACAGGAAATTTCCAGCGAAACGCAACCTCAGGTCCCAGGTGAACGTAATGGAAGTCGTACCAGTCATGACCTCACCCCTAACAACGGCTCCTCAGCATCTGCCAGTGATGGTGGCCGAGGTGCTTTCCTTGCTCCGTCCGCAGGCGGGGATGCGATTTCTTGACGGGACGCTTGGTGGTGGCAGTCATGCGGCAGCGCTGCTTGCCGAGAGTGCCCCCACAGGGCAACTGTTGGGTCTCGACCGAGATGTCGATGCGCTTGCGGTAGCGGAAGCTCGGCTTGCTTCCTTTGCTGATCGTTTCCACACGCGCCATGCCAATTTCAGTAGTGCGCAAGAGCAACTGACAGCTCTTGCGTGGGAGGGGGTGGATGGCGTTCTCCTGGATCTGGGATTTTCCTCTTTACAAATCGAAAACGGAGAGCGCGGTTTCAGTTTCCTTCGTTCCGGTCCTCTTGATATGCGCATGAATCGCTATGATGAGGCCAGCGCTGCTGATATCGTCAACCATGCTAGTGCAGAGGAATTGCGACTCATCCTTCGCGACTTTGGCGAAGAACGAGCTGCTGGGGCGGTGGCTCGGGCGATTGTCCAGGCGCGCACCGCAGCTCCGCTACAAACCACGACCGCATTAGTGCAGGTCGTTGACCGAGTTGTTCGGAGTGCACCGCATGCCCATCTTCATCCAGCGACGCGGACATTTCAGGCCTTACGTATTGCCGTCAATCGTGAACTTGACCACCTGACGTTGTTTCTCCGAGAAGGATATCGTCTGCTCCGCCCTGGAGGGCGGATGGTCATTCTGTCTTATCATTCGTTAGAAGATCGCTTGGTGAAAGAAGCTTTTCGCAAATGGGCGGCCTCCTGCCTGTGCCCACCACAAATTCCGGTATGTTCTTGTGGATGGTCGGCGAAAGTGAAAGTGCTCACGTCAAAGCCGTTAGTACCAACGGACAGAGAAGTTGCCACCAATCCGCGTGCACGGAGTGCGCGATTACGTGCGGTTGAACGGTTAGCTGAGGAGGGGAGGTAACGCATGCCTCGCTCTGCATCATGGATATGGTATGCGGTGATCGCCCTTGTTGGCCTGACGTTCGCGTTAGGTCATGTGTGGATTCGTTTACAGGTTGTACAAGTTGGGTCTCAGCTGGTGCAGACGCGCAAGCTGATTCATTCATTGGAAGGTGAACGGCAGGGATTGCGAATGCAGTGGAGCGCGCTGACTGCGCCTGCGCAGTTGGCGGTACAAGCTGAACGACGCTTAAGAATGAGCGTGCCGGAACCTGAACGTGTAGTGCGGATGCCGTAGTGTGGATGGGGGTGGAGGATGGAACAGCGCTTACTGATTGCTGGTGCAGCTCTAGGATGTGGGTTGTTGCTTGTTTTTGGACGACTTGTGCATATTACGGCGATTGATAATGAGACGTTTGCCAAGAAAGCGTCCAGGCAACATCAACAGAAACTAGAGATTCCCTCGCGACGTGGTGCCTTCATTGATCGCAACGATGAGCCGGTGGCACTGAGTGTGCCTGCAGAGTCGATCGTTGTGCGTCCCCGAGATTTACCTGCCAACGCCAGTAAGTGGATAGTTCCTGTTGCCACAGCCCTCCATACCTCCTCTGAAGAGGTCAGTGCTGCCTTTCGATCTGCCAAACCCTTTGCCTGGGTGAAACGCCGCGCAACTCCCCAAGAAGCGGCACAGGTTCGTGCTCTCGGAATCGCTGGGATCGAAACCATTGAAACCGAGCGTCGTTTCTATCCACAAAAAACCCTTGCTGCTCCGGTCCTTGGTTTTACTGATGTCGACGCCATTGGCATCACTGGGTTAGAGAAAACCTATGACCGTTATTTACGCGAGAAACCGGCTGAGATCATTGGTGAAGTTGATGGTTTAGGGCGCATGATCCTTGCACATAGCGCGACTGCTGCGCCCGAGGTGCTCAACGTACGATTGACGCTTGATATTGGTATACAAAATATTGCTGAGCAAGAACTCTCTCAGGCTGTCCGAGCGACTGGGGCTGAAAGTGGAACGGTCGTGGTCCTTGATCCGCAAACGTTTGCCGTGTTGGCGTTGGCGCAAGTGCCGACCTTCGATCCGAACTCTCCAGCGAACGTGCGAGCGGAACGTCATCGCAATCGTATTGTCAGTGATTGTTACGAGCCAGGCTCAACCATGAAGACCTTCCTGCTAGCAGCGGCACTGGAAGAAAAGCGCTTATCCCCGCATGAGAAGATTTTCTGCGAATATGGCCGCTACGCAGTGGGGAAATGGATTATCAACGACTCCCACAAACATGGCTGGATGAGTACAACACAAATCCTGCAGCAGTCCAGCAACATTGGGGCCGCAAAAGTCGGCGAACGTTTGGGGAAAGATACCTATGCCGCCTACTTGCGTGCCTTTGGCTTTGGGCGGCTTACGGAGGTAGGGCTGCCGAGCGAAAGCCGGGGCATTTTGCCCTCGCCTGATACGTGGTCACGTATCCATCTTGTCACTGCGAGTTTTGGGCAAGGATTTGCCGTCACGCCACTGCAACTCGCGAGTGCGTATGCAGCGCTGGCGAACGGTGGTACACTCATGCGTCCTTACATTGTGAGTGAAATTCTCAATAGCGAGGGAAAAGTCGTAGAAGCACGGAACCCTCAACGGCTGCACCAGGTTGTCAGTCGCGAGACGGCGCAGCAAGTGATGCATATGATGGAGCAAGTAACCGAGAAGGAAGGAACCGGGACACGTGCTCGCATCGACGGTTTTCGTGTAGCCGGGAAAACCGGGACATCACAAAAACCTGACCCGCGCGGTGGCTATTCGCGTGATCGCATTGCTTCTTTTGCGGGAATCGTTCCAGCTAATCAACCTCGCTTGGTCATTTTAGCAGTCCTCGATACGCCCAAGACTGCGGTGTATGGAGGCGAGGTGGCCGCTCCAGTGTTTCAAGCTATCGCGCAGCGGTCGCTTGCCTACCTCGGCATTGAAGGAGAAAAGCCAAAACTTGGGATCACTCCAGCCATCATTGCCCCGTCGGAGACCGAATCGAGAAAGAACCATACGCTCCGTCAGACGATCGCTATGAAAACCATCGCAACGCCGCCGGAGTACGGCAATGCGGAAGAGGGAACCGCGAACGAACCGAATTTCGTCGGCATGAGTTTACGCGATGCCGTGCTGGCAGCGCAACAGAATGACTGGCCAATTGTCACAAAGGGAAGTGGGTACGTTAAGAAACAAACAGTGAAAAAGAAAGACGATGCACTCGTGTACGAACTGACGTTGACGTCACTTGGAGGTGATCGACCGTGATTCTCCGCGATCTCCTTTCCAGTACGCCTCCTGTGCAGGTTCAGGGAAACTTGGATGTGGAGATCGTGCACCTCGCCTATGACTCGCGTACCGTGCAGCCTGGGTCGTTATTCTTTGCGCTTCCTGGCACTAAAAGTGATGGCGCCCGCTTCATCAACGAAGCGGTAACGCGTGGTGCCGCTGCAGTTGTTGTCCCTCCCAACTCGATTGTCTCTCCTCACGTTACCGCTGTGTATTTTTCCGCTCCACGGGTACTGTTAGGCGCCTGCGCGGATCGCTTCTATCAGCACCCAACCGCCCAGCTCACGATGCTGGGAGTCACTGGTACGAGTGGAAAGACGACGACAACCTATCTGACCGAAGCGATTTGGCACGCTATGGGTTGGGCTCCAGGTGTCGTCGGAACTATTAACTATCGCTATCGTGATCACATTCTGGCCGCGCCGTTTACTACACCAGAAGCAGTGGAGTTACAGGAATTGCTGCGGACAATGGTCGATGCCCGTGTCAGCCATGTGGTGATGGAGGTCTCCTCTCATGCACTGGCACAAGATCGTGTTCACGGTTGCCAATGGGATGGTGCGTTGTTTACGAACCTGGGGCGAGATCATCTCGATTATCATAAAGACCTCGACGATTACTTTGCCGCAAAGGTGCGCCTCTTTACCGAAGAACTTGGACGGTCAACCAAACCGCACCGTTTTGTGGCGGTGAATGCGGACGATTCTTGGGGACAAAAACTTCTTTCTATGAGGCTTCCGGGACGAGTTTTGACCTATGGGTTGCGCAACGATGCGGAAGTGTCGGTGAAGAATGTTGAGAAAGATTTCCAGGGAATGCGAGGTGTCCTCCGTGTCGAGAAAGCGGAAGTGCCGTTCTCGTCAGCGTTGATTGGTGAGCCGCATCTCTACAACATCATGGCTGCAACGACGGCTTCTCATGCGCTTGGAGTGCCACCGGAGGTGATCGCGAGTGGAATTCGACACTGCACTGGCGTTCCAGGTCGCCTGGAAGCGATTCAGGCTGGCCAACCATTCGGTGTCCTTGTTGATTATGCCCATAAACCTGATGCGTTAGAAAAAACCTTGCGCTCAATTCGTCAGTTGACCCAGGGCCGTCTTCTGACCGTCTTTGGCTGTGGCGGAGACCGTGATCGCGGCAAACGACCATTGATGGGAGAAGCTGCTGGGCGATTGAGCGATGTCGTTGTGCTCACCTCTGACAATCCACGTACAGAAGATCCGTACCAGATTCTTGCTGAAGCAGAACCGGGACTGGTGCAGGCAGGGGTGCCGAAGGTTGACGATCCGACCACGATTGCGAAACTTACGCGTGGCTATGTGGTCATGGTTGATCGTCGTGCGGCAATTCAAGCGGCGTTGGCTGGGGCACAACCAGGTGATGTTTTAGTGATTGCTGGCAAAGGGCATGAAGATTACCAGATTGTGGGTACGACGAAGTCGCATTTTGATGATCGTGAGGAAGTGCGACACTATCTCGCACCACGGTACAGTGAGGCGAGATAAGGAATGTTGGAAAAGGGGACTTCAGGTTTTCGCAAGCCCGATGTGATTGGTGGGGATCGATGTTTGTGACGGAAAGGGAAGATGTGGGGAACTGGTGATGTTGTACGCCCTCTTATATCCACTGCATACTACGTACTCCGGGTTCAACGTGTTTCGCTACATCACGTTCCGTACCCTTATTGCCTGGCTTCTGTCACTGACTGTGTCTCTCATTCTTGGTCCTTGGCTGATCGCACGGCTGCAATCCCTGCAAGTCGGTCAAGTCATTCGCCCAGAAGGCCCAGCTGGACATTTCAGTAAAGCTGGTACCCCAACAATGGGTGGCGCGTTGATTCTTTTTTCGTTGACTTTAGCGACATTGCTCTTAGCTGATCTGACCAACCCCTATGTCTGGCTCGCACTAGGGACGACACTCGGGTTCGGTTGCATCGGCTTTGTCGATGATTATCGCAAACTCCGCCGCCGTAGCTCCGCTGGGTTGATTGGCCGTTATAAACTTCTTTGCCAGTTCATTGTTGCGACTGTTGCTGCACTGGCCCTCTGGAACATGCCGGGTTTTACCAGCACGATAACTGTTCCTTTCTTCAAAGATCTGCAGCCGAACCTCGGTATCTTCTATATCCCATTTGCTGTCTTGGTGATGGTTGGCGCGTCGAATGCCGTGAATCTCACAGATGGGCTCGATGGCCTCGCTATTGGCCCGGTGATGATCACCGCGTTAACCTACGGTTTCTTCGCCTATGTGAGTGGGAACATTAAGTTTGCCGAGTATTTGCAAGTTCCGTACGTTGCTGGCTCTGCAGAAATGTCGGTTTTTTGTGGCGCACTGGTGGCCGCGGGAATGGGCTTCTTATGGTTTAACGCTTATCCTGCACAGATGTTTATGGGCGACGTCGGTTCGCTTGCACTCGGGGCAGCGCTGGGAGTCGTGGCGTTGATTAGCAAACAAGAACTGGTGTTAGTGGTCGCTGGTGGGGTGTTTGTGGTGGAAGCGGTTTCAGTGATCTCTCAGGTTACGTCGTACAAACTCACGCGTAAGCGCATCTTTCGCATGGCACCGATTCACCATCATTTTGAATTGAAGGGGTGGCCTGAGCCACAGATCATCGTTCGCTTTTGGATCATCTCGGTTATCTGTGCCGTTGCGGCACTCAGCACATTAAAGTTGAGGTAACTCCCGTGAAGTTGGGCGGGAAGACTGTTCTTATTATTGGCTTGAAGCGCACCGGTGTCAGCGCTGCGCGATTTATTGCTCAGTGCGGTGGGCGAGTGCGTATCACCGACCGGCAAACCGCCGCTCAGCTCAATACTGAACTCATGCAGATTGCAGATCTTGCTCCTGAGGTGCGCTTAGGCACGGAAGATGAGACCCTGCTGAACGGGATAGACCTGGTCGTGCCGAGTCCCGGAGTGCCCTGTACTTCCCCACTTTTAGTGAGAGCGCAGCAACGCGGCATCCCGGTGTGGAGTGAAATCGAACTGGCATTTCGCTTTTTGCGCGCGCCAGTCCTGGCTGTGACTGGCACGAACGGCAAAAGCACGACGACGACGTTGTTAGGAGAATGTTTGCGTGAACAGGGCCAACGCGTGTTTGTTGGCGGCAACCTTGGTACGCCCCTGCTGGATGCGGTGAGTCAAGAATATGATGCAGTGGTCGCAGAAGTGTCGAGTTTCCAACTGGAATGGGTTGAGCAGTTTCGCCCACGCATTGGCATTTGGCTGAATCTGACAGAAGATCATCTTGACCGGCACGGAACGCTTCACGCATACGGTACGGCAAAGCGAGCGCTCTTTATCCACCAGCAGCCCGCCGATTGGGCGATTATCAATCGCCAGGACCCAGAGATGCAACCATTTCTGTCTGAACTGCCAGGGCAAGTGCTCTCGTTTGGTTGGGATCCTGTTCAACATGGGATCTGGGTGGACGGAGAACAGAAAACGATCGTTGTCAGTGTGGCAGGACAAGAAACACGGATCTCCTTTGCGGCACTCCGTCTGTATGGCCGTCATAATCTGGAAAATGTCATGGCTGCGGTGGGAGCGGCCACACTCTGGGGAATTCCGCCCATCGTGATTGAACGAACGTTAGCGCGGCTTACTGGCTTGCGGCATCGACTGGAACTGGTGGCAACCAAACATGGCGTTACTTATTTCGATGACTCTAAAGGAACGAATGTTGGTGCCGTCGTGCAATCCTTAGCGAGCTTTGACGGGCCGGTGATTTTATTGGCTGGTGGTGTCGACAAAGGTGGCGACTATGCTCCGCTGCGACACCAGGTGCAAAGCAAAGTAAAAAAACTCATTCTCTTTGGTGCGGCACGAGAGATGATTGCTTCTGCATTAGAGAATGCAACAGAAACCCTAGTCGTCGATACTTTAGTAGATGCAGTCCGCGCCGCAGCGCAAGTGGCCCAGGGTGGAGACACCGTGCTGCTTTCGCCTGCATGTGCAAGTTTTGACCAGTTTCGTAACTATGCTCACCGTGGGGAAGTCTTTCGGGAGGCTGTGGAGGCGTTATGACGGGTGAGGTCTTCGTTCAACCAACAGTATTGCTGCGAACGCAACGTATAGCGACGACATCAACATCCTCAACGCAACGCGGGCCGCTCGACCCGTGGCTGTTGCTTGCTGTGGTTGGGCTTGTCCTCATTGGTGAAGTCATGGTCTTCAGTACGTCGTATTTCTACGCGTTCGAACGTTTCAACGATCCCTATCGCTTCTTCTGGAAACACCAATTGGCTCTGCTGCTGGGGAGTGTCGGCCTTGTGGTTGCCCTGTTCATTCCGTCCCACGTCTACCACCGGGTCACCTATCCTCTCCTCGCGTTCGCGTTTGTTGGCCTCGTGATCGTTTTTGTTCCTGGAGTTTCGTCTGGCAAAGTCCATCGCTGGATTCATGCCGGTCCCCTTAACTTTCAGCCTTCAGAGCTTGCCAAAGGCGCGGCCATTCTCTACCTCGCGACGTCATTGGCAAAGAAAACCGAGCGGATCGCAGGTTTTACCTACGGTGTGCTCCCACATCTTGTGATTGTTGGCGCGATCGCTTTGCTGATTGCCCTCGAACCAGACCTGGGTGGAGCTGTATCAATAAGCCTGGTGTTGTTTGCCATGCTCTTTGTCGCTGGTGCGCGGTTGCGGCATCTGTTTGCGTTATGGACTGGAGGAATTCTCCTGTTCGTCGTTGCTGCGATAACCGCCAATTATCGACTCGATCGGATTATCATCTTCGTCAAGCGACTGCTGGGTGGCGCAAGCGAACACAATCAAGGTATCGGGTATCAACTGAACCAGTCGCTGATTGCCTTTGGGGCTGGCGGTGTGAGCGGTGTCGGACTGGGCGAAAGTCGACAGAAGCTCCTGTATCTCCCAGAGGCGCATACGGATTTTATCTTTGCGGTGATTGGTGAAGAAACCGGATTGTGGGGCGCTGGGATCATCATTTGTCTTTTTGCCTTGTTGGGGATACGGGGGTTACGTGTCGCAATGCGTCATCCACAACTGTTTGGGCGCCTCCTAGCCTTTGGATGTACGTTTCTGTTGGTCTGCCAGGCTGGTTTAAATATGGGAGTGGTATTGGGACTCTTGCCGACAAAGGGGTTGCCGTTGCCGTTTATTAGCTATGGAGGGTCAGCGTTAGTCACCGCACTGATTTATGCAGGCATACTCTTGAGCCTCTCGCGTGAGGCGCTACGGGAGAATCACGCGTATGCCTAGAGCGGTGCGGATGTTGTTTGCCGCTGGAGGAACTGGCGGTCATCTATTCCCTGGCGTTGCGGTGGCTGAAGCTGCACGACGCGATGTGGGGGCGGAAGTGTTGTTTGTCGGTACTCAGCATGGAATGGAAAAAGACATGATCCCGCGTTTGGGGTTTGCGCTACAATTTATTCCGGCTGAACAATTACGTGGTCGTAATTGGCGCGGGACGCTGCATTCGCTGTGGGCAGCCTTTCGTGCGCTGGGAGTCGCTTGGCGGGTAGTGCGGGATTTTTCACCAGACCTGATTTTCAGCATTGGTGGCTATGCGTCTGCTCCGACCGTGGTAGTGGGATGGCTCCGCCGTATTCCGTGTGTCTTATTGGAACCGAATGCGATTCCTGGTCTGACAAACAAATGGTTAGGTCGACTCGCGACCAGAGTGTGTGTTGGCTTTCCTCAGACGGCAGCGGTGTTTCCTGCGGGAAAAGCTGTGTGTACCGGTAACCCAGTGCGCTGGAAACTGAGCAACGCACCCGAGAGCACCTCGCCTGCAGCCCCGCTGAAAACGCAGCCAACGCTACTTATTTTTGGTGGGAGCGCTGGTGCACGCCGACTCAATCACACTATGCCCCAGGCGCTCGCGCTCTTAGGACAAGCGCGCGGCAATATGCGCATCGTGCATCAGACCGGCAAAGCAGATCATGCTGAGGTGAGTGCGACGTATGCGCAGCTTGGCCTGCCTGCCGAAGTCGTTCCTTTTATCGACAATATGCAAGAGATGTATCTTGCTACTGATCTCGTCGTCTGTCGTGCTGGTGCAACCACTATTGCCGAGCTGACATCGCTCGGGAAGCCCGCCATTTTGGTTCCCTATCCGTATGCGGTTGATGATCACCAATGTGCCAATGCGGAAATCCTCGTGCACGCTGGTGCCGCACGTATGGTACTCGACGCTGAGCTGACTCCTGAACGGATGTGCGAGGAGATTCGTGCCTTGATTACTGATCCGACGCGGTTGGTGGCGATGGGACATGCAGCAACAACCGTTGGCCGACCGGATGCAACTGCTGCAGTGGTACGTGAATGTGTGGCGTGCTTACCTCCTGAGATGCGAGCGCAACAGGAGGTCGCATGGCAGTGAAGAAAGTGCGGAGTCCGGAATCTAAGAAAGTCCGAAGCCCAGAGTCTAAAAAAGTTCGGACTGCGGAGTT
Proteins encoded:
- the rsmH gene encoding 16S rRNA (cytosine(1402)-N(4))-methyltransferase RsmH, whose protein sequence is MTSPLTTAPQHLPVMVAEVLSLLRPQAGMRFLDGTLGGGSHAAALLAESAPTGQLLGLDRDVDALAVAEARLASFADRFHTRHANFSSAQEQLTALAWEGVDGVLLDLGFSSLQIENGERGFSFLRSGPLDMRMNRYDEASAADIVNHASAEELRLILRDFGEERAAGAVARAIVQARTAAPLQTTTALVQVVDRVVRSAPHAHLHPATRTFQALRIAVNRELDHLTLFLREGYRLLRPGGRMVILSYHSLEDRLVKEAFRKWAASCLCPPQIPVCSCGWSAKVKVLTSKPLVPTDREVATNPRARSARLRAVERLAEEGR
- a CDS encoding penicillin-binding protein, producing the protein MEQRLLIAGAALGCGLLLVFGRLVHITAIDNETFAKKASRQHQQKLEIPSRRGAFIDRNDEPVALSVPAESIVVRPRDLPANASKWIVPVATALHTSSEEVSAAFRSAKPFAWVKRRATPQEAAQVRALGIAGIETIETERRFYPQKTLAAPVLGFTDVDAIGITGLEKTYDRYLREKPAEIIGEVDGLGRMILAHSATAAPEVLNVRLTLDIGIQNIAEQELSQAVRATGAESGTVVVLDPQTFAVLALAQVPTFDPNSPANVRAERHRNRIVSDCYEPGSTMKTFLLAAALEEKRLSPHEKIFCEYGRYAVGKWIINDSHKHGWMSTTQILQQSSNIGAAKVGERLGKDTYAAYLRAFGFGRLTEVGLPSESRGILPSPDTWSRIHLVTASFGQGFAVTPLQLASAYAALANGGTLMRPYIVSEILNSEGKVVEARNPQRLHQVVSRETAQQVMHMMEQVTEKEGTGTRARIDGFRVAGKTGTSQKPDPRGGYSRDRIASFAGIVPANQPRLVILAVLDTPKTAVYGGEVAAPVFQAIAQRSLAYLGIEGEKPKLGITPAIIAPSETESRKNHTLRQTIAMKTIATPPEYGNAEEGTANEPNFVGMSLRDAVLAAQQNDWPIVTKGSGYVKKQTVKKKDDALVYELTLTSLGGDRP
- a CDS encoding UDP-N-acetylmuramoyl-L-alanyl-D-glutamate--2,6-diaminopimelate ligase, encoding MILRDLLSSTPPVQVQGNLDVEIVHLAYDSRTVQPGSLFFALPGTKSDGARFINEAVTRGAAAVVVPPNSIVSPHVTAVYFSAPRVLLGACADRFYQHPTAQLTMLGVTGTSGKTTTTYLTEAIWHAMGWAPGVVGTINYRYRDHILAAPFTTPEAVELQELLRTMVDARVSHVVMEVSSHALAQDRVHGCQWDGALFTNLGRDHLDYHKDLDDYFAAKVRLFTEELGRSTKPHRFVAVNADDSWGQKLLSMRLPGRVLTYGLRNDAEVSVKNVEKDFQGMRGVLRVEKAEVPFSSALIGEPHLYNIMAATTASHALGVPPEVIASGIRHCTGVPGRLEAIQAGQPFGVLVDYAHKPDALEKTLRSIRQLTQGRLLTVFGCGGDRDRGKRPLMGEAAGRLSDVVVLTSDNPRTEDPYQILAEAEPGLVQAGVPKVDDPTTIAKLTRGYVVMVDRRAAIQAALAGAQPGDVLVIAGKGHEDYQIVGTTKSHFDDREEVRHYLAPRYSEAR
- a CDS encoding phospho-N-acetylmuramoyl-pentapeptide-transferase — encoded protein: MLYALLYPLHTTYSGFNVFRYITFRTLIAWLLSLTVSLILGPWLIARLQSLQVGQVIRPEGPAGHFSKAGTPTMGGALILFSLTLATLLLADLTNPYVWLALGTTLGFGCIGFVDDYRKLRRRSSAGLIGRYKLLCQFIVATVAALALWNMPGFTSTITVPFFKDLQPNLGIFYIPFAVLVMVGASNAVNLTDGLDGLAIGPVMITALTYGFFAYVSGNIKFAEYLQVPYVAGSAEMSVFCGALVAAGMGFLWFNAYPAQMFMGDVGSLALGAALGVVALISKQELVLVVAGGVFVVEAVSVISQVTSYKLTRKRIFRMAPIHHHFELKGWPEPQIIVRFWIISVICAVAALSTLKLR
- the murD gene encoding UDP-N-acetylmuramoyl-L-alanine--D-glutamate ligase, whose translation is MDHLGYLCRCGTQHIKVEVTPVKLGGKTVLIIGLKRTGVSAARFIAQCGGRVRITDRQTAAQLNTELMQIADLAPEVRLGTEDETLLNGIDLVVPSPGVPCTSPLLVRAQQRGIPVWSEIELAFRFLRAPVLAVTGTNGKSTTTTLLGECLREQGQRVFVGGNLGTPLLDAVSQEYDAVVAEVSSFQLEWVEQFRPRIGIWLNLTEDHLDRHGTLHAYGTAKRALFIHQQPADWAIINRQDPEMQPFLSELPGQVLSFGWDPVQHGIWVDGEQKTIVVSVAGQETRISFAALRLYGRHNLENVMAAVGAATLWGIPPIVIERTLARLTGLRHRLELVATKHGVTYFDDSKGTNVGAVVQSLASFDGPVILLAGGVDKGGDYAPLRHQVQSKVKKLILFGAAREMIASALENATETLVVDTLVDAVRAAAQVAQGGDTVLLSPACASFDQFRNYAHRGEVFREAVEAL
- the ftsW gene encoding putative lipid II flippase FtsW, with amino-acid sequence MTGEVFVQPTVLLRTQRIATTSTSSTQRGPLDPWLLLAVVGLVLIGEVMVFSTSYFYAFERFNDPYRFFWKHQLALLLGSVGLVVALFIPSHVYHRVTYPLLAFAFVGLVIVFVPGVSSGKVHRWIHAGPLNFQPSELAKGAAILYLATSLAKKTERIAGFTYGVLPHLVIVGAIALLIALEPDLGGAVSISLVLFAMLFVAGARLRHLFALWTGGILLFVVAAITANYRLDRIIIFVKRLLGGASEHNQGIGYQLNQSLIAFGAGGVSGVGLGESRQKLLYLPEAHTDFIFAVIGEETGLWGAGIIICLFALLGIRGLRVAMRHPQLFGRLLAFGCTFLLVCQAGLNMGVVLGLLPTKGLPLPFISYGGSALVTALIYAGILLSLSREALRENHAYA
- the murG gene encoding undecaprenyldiphospho-muramoylpentapeptide beta-N-acetylglucosaminyltransferase, translated to MPRAVRMLFAAGGTGGHLFPGVAVAEAARRDVGAEVLFVGTQHGMEKDMIPRLGFALQFIPAEQLRGRNWRGTLHSLWAAFRALGVAWRVVRDFSPDLIFSIGGYASAPTVVVGWLRRIPCVLLEPNAIPGLTNKWLGRLATRVCVGFPQTAAVFPAGKAVCTGNPVRWKLSNAPESTSPAAPLKTQPTLLIFGGSAGARRLNHTMPQALALLGQARGNMRIVHQTGKADHAEVSATYAQLGLPAEVVPFIDNMQEMYLATDLVVCRAGATTIAELTSLGKPAILVPYPYAVDDHQCANAEILVHAGAARMVLDAELTPERMCEEIRALITDPTRLVAMGHAATTVGRPDATAAVVRECVACLPPEMRAQQEVAWQ